One window from the genome of Streptomyces cadmiisoli encodes:
- a CDS encoding cupin domain-containing protein — protein sequence MNGVRVSVGFLAAGMATVALSCAPATDHASGKVPVAAVTSERPSETLTPILEQAIPNIRGKTFTSAIVNFPPDARAVPHRHGEAFVYAYVLQGTMRSQLGGEPARTYHQGEQWVEEPGAYHVLTENTSKTESAKLLVVFISNTGDALKVPES from the coding sequence ATGAACGGAGTACGTGTCTCTGTTGGTTTTCTGGCCGCCGGCATGGCGACCGTGGCGCTCTCGTGCGCCCCTGCGACAGATCATGCGAGTGGCAAGGTGCCGGTCGCCGCGGTGACCTCGGAACGCCCGTCCGAGACGCTGACGCCCATCCTCGAACAGGCAATCCCGAATATCCGGGGGAAAACTTTCACCTCGGCGATCGTGAACTTCCCGCCCGACGCACGCGCGGTGCCGCACCGCCACGGTGAGGCGTTCGTCTACGCCTACGTACTCCAAGGCACGATGCGCAGCCAGCTCGGCGGAGAGCCGGCCCGTACGTATCACCAAGGCGAGCAGTGGGTCGAAGAACCGGGCGCCTATCACGTACTGACGGAGAACACCAGCAAGACGGAATCGGCGAAGCTCCTGGTCGTCTTCATCTCCAACACAGGGGACGCGCTCAAGGTCCCCGAGTCATGA
- a CDS encoding DJ-1/PfpI family protein, whose amino-acid sequence MANNSARRIGILLFPDVEELDAIGPWEVLSHWTRAYPDDGWKVFCFSADGEPVTCAKGLTVAAHHSLTDMPSIDVLLHPGGRGTRPQLTDEKHLEWLRSRRRSIRLLTSVCTGSLVFAAAGLLRGRPATTHWASLDRLAELDPTIDVRPDDRFVDDGDVVTSAGISAGIDMALHLVARLSSAERARQVRRDIQYDPQPPSL is encoded by the coding sequence ATGGCCAACAACAGTGCGCGAAGGATCGGGATCCTGTTGTTCCCGGACGTCGAGGAGCTCGACGCGATCGGCCCGTGGGAGGTGCTGTCCCATTGGACCCGGGCCTACCCGGACGACGGCTGGAAGGTCTTCTGCTTCTCCGCCGACGGCGAACCAGTGACGTGTGCGAAGGGGCTCACCGTCGCGGCACATCACTCGCTCACCGATATGCCGTCGATCGATGTCCTCCTGCATCCCGGCGGTCGAGGGACTCGCCCTCAGCTCACCGACGAGAAGCACTTGGAGTGGCTTCGCTCCCGGCGGCGATCGATCCGGCTGCTGACGAGTGTCTGTACCGGCTCCTTGGTCTTCGCGGCGGCCGGACTGCTGCGCGGACGGCCCGCCACCACGCACTGGGCCTCGCTGGACCGACTGGCCGAGCTCGACCCGACGATCGATGTGCGTCCGGACGACCGGTTCGTCGACGACGGTGACGTGGTGACCTCCGCGGGCATCTCGGCCGGCATCGACATGGCACTTCATCTGGTGGCCCGGCTGTCCTCGGCGGAACGCGCCCGCCAGGTTCGGCGGGACATCCAGTACGACCCGCAGCCACCTTCGCTGTAG
- a CDS encoding DUF899 domain-containing protein, translating into MTATPSDQTTALPGRPPVVDLATWQAARDELLVREKAHTREGDALAAARRRLPMVELDGTVEVVGPDGPVPFLDLFQGRDELVVYQHMWWDGAPHQGQCEGCTTAAWHLKDAVYLHARGVSFAVLTTGPWDEVACYVEFMGYTQPWYSVRGVDAPVGGEMGYLACFLRDGDRVFLTYSTTGRGNERVNGSLGLLDMTPYGRGEAWEDNPEGWPEGRSACWSWRSDSDGKATWGPTSRPVPQWTRPGATPVETLGRHGHHH; encoded by the coding sequence ATGACGGCCACACCGAGTGACCAGACCACCGCGCTGCCCGGCCGCCCGCCCGTCGTCGACCTGGCCACCTGGCAGGCCGCCCGTGACGAACTCCTCGTCCGCGAGAAGGCCCACACCCGCGAAGGCGACGCCCTGGCCGCGGCCCGCCGCCGACTGCCGATGGTGGAGCTCGACGGGACGGTCGAGGTCGTCGGACCCGACGGCCCGGTCCCGTTCCTCGACCTCTTCCAGGGCCGCGACGAACTCGTGGTCTACCAGCACATGTGGTGGGACGGTGCGCCGCATCAGGGGCAGTGCGAGGGCTGCACCACAGCGGCCTGGCACCTGAAGGACGCCGTCTACCTCCATGCCCGTGGCGTCTCGTTCGCCGTCCTGACCACGGGCCCCTGGGACGAGGTCGCCTGCTACGTCGAGTTCATGGGCTACACCCAGCCCTGGTACTCGGTGCGCGGCGTGGACGCGCCGGTCGGTGGAGAGATGGGGTACCTCGCCTGCTTCCTGCGTGACGGCGACCGCGTGTTCCTCACCTACTCCACGACGGGCCGCGGCAACGAGCGGGTCAACGGGTCCCTCGGCCTGCTCGACATGACGCCGTACGGACGCGGCGAGGCGTGGGAGGACAACCCCGAGGGCTGGCCCGAGGGGCGCAGCGCGTGCTGGTCCTGGCGGTCGGACTCGGACGGGAAGGCCACCTGGGGTCCGACCAGTCGGCCCGTGCCGCAGTGGACCCGCCCCGGCGCGACCCCCGTGGAGACCCTCGGCCGACACGGTCACCACCACTGA
- a CDS encoding peptidoglycan-binding domain-containing protein, whose amino-acid sequence MTWHTKRIKLAACTVGALTAAVLAVSATPAAAAGTYSGRAYVYGTGEFDGDWGDEGILQRNTHASSNATCLWQMILWADGELTSKSQVDGVFGDGTYNATRAWQIRENESYDAGLEVDGSVGKGTFGWAQNWLHIESGGEGAGQTLNLSYNGLWGAFDARRLADGTYEFVDGDGSWRKAGYDYRTCR is encoded by the coding sequence ATGACTTGGCACACCAAGCGCATCAAGCTGGCCGCGTGCACTGTGGGGGCGCTGACCGCCGCTGTGCTCGCCGTGAGCGCCACTCCGGCCGCGGCGGCCGGAACCTACAGCGGCCGAGCATATGTGTACGGGACCGGAGAGTTCGACGGAGACTGGGGCGACGAGGGCATCCTTCAGCGGAACACCCACGCTTCGTCCAACGCCACGTGTCTGTGGCAGATGATTCTCTGGGCTGACGGCGAACTCACCTCCAAGTCACAGGTCGACGGCGTCTTCGGCGACGGAACCTACAACGCGACCAGAGCCTGGCAGATACGCGAGAACGAGAGCTACGACGCCGGTCTGGAGGTCGACGGGTCGGTCGGCAAGGGGACCTTCGGCTGGGCGCAGAACTGGCTCCACATCGAAAGCGGGGGTGAGGGGGCCGGCCAGACGCTGAACCTGAGCTACAACGGCTTGTGGGGCGCCTTCGACGCAAGACGCCTTGCTGACGGCACCTACGAGTTCGTCGACGGCGACGGCTCATGGCGGAAGGCCGGTTACGACTACCGGACCTGCCGCTGA
- a CDS encoding S8 family serine peptidase gives MRRASLGAALAAILVAGVATPTTAASPRQEPGIRTAPIAARTPAEATWITLVTGDRVAVDSAGGPVGLRRGEGRQDIPVQVRREDGHVYVVPLDAAGLVAQGRLDRRLFDVTTLARAEYREAARRQGLGLIVTYTASAPGTRSRLRSTDGVEVTHTFGEVNGQALTADEDETAGLWTALTARTDDSPHVTLEPGVDTVWLNSLRRASLDKSVPQIGAPSAWSAGYDGTGVKIAVLDTGVDTAHADLLKDAKVIAERNFTPSPDAHDRFGHGTHVASIAAGTGARSDGAYKGVAPGAQIINGKVIGDNGFGDDAGIIAGMEWAVSEGARIINMSLGEADTPGVDPVEETLNRLSAETGALFVVAAGNDGPGESTLGSPGTADAALTVGAVDHGDEIAVFSSRGPRLGDGAVKPDVTAPGVNITAAAAAGSLLDTDPGTPHPADGYLTISGTSMASPHVAGAAAILLQEHPDWSGPQIKSALVGSAVDGGYTAYEQGSGRIDVAAAIRQTVFAEPASLNFGTTLWPHHDDEELRKTVTYRNTGDRDITLDLSVTGTGPDGGAAPEGFFTVDAQRITVPADGTAEATVTVDTTLGGDLTGAYSGALVADGGGQRTRTAAAVVREAEVYDLTIKNLDRDGRPAADFQTLLYRLDDFFRTEITHDSGSTTLRLPKGSYSLDSFIPHQPAPGPMRGLDWVSRPLLELTADTTLTFDAGTAQPLTVEVPDRKAERSDLAVGYHIDAGHGHGLNLNSGTLADFRTAHLGPSVPGDLLNASVTSLHEHGSQVYTAAYGRTGTFYTGYRKTVAARDLAKIETTAGASVRDRTGVLFTTSTVNRALTIATAVTGGLPFTKSVHAAGPGVTWAQDFMQLNPAQGGIVETLYSVESREYKKGRKYGNVFNVGVFGPRLAESNVGLVRSGDLIIGETGLFDDGHGHDGFSAYDEGRTTIRRDGVEVAAADVAMDNFTVFTVPPGKGRYHVSTSATRSGVASVSTEVTADWTFTSEHVPDGKEVRLPVSVVRFTPTLTVRSTAKAHASIEVPVTVQGAAAGRNLATLKVYYSTDGGDRWIRADVKNGSVRVKNPAAGRSVSLKAVVSDRQGNTLTQTVRDAYRAE, from the coding sequence ATGCGCAGAGCATCGCTCGGCGCCGCACTCGCGGCGATACTCGTCGCCGGCGTCGCCACCCCGACCACGGCGGCCTCCCCACGGCAAGAGCCGGGAATCCGTACGGCACCGATCGCGGCCCGCACTCCGGCCGAGGCCACGTGGATCACCTTGGTGACGGGTGACCGGGTGGCCGTCGACAGCGCGGGCGGTCCGGTGGGGCTGCGACGCGGCGAAGGCCGTCAGGACATACCTGTTCAGGTCCGCCGCGAGGACGGACATGTGTACGTCGTCCCGCTGGACGCCGCCGGGCTCGTGGCACAGGGCAGGCTCGATCGCCGGCTCTTCGACGTCACCACTCTCGCCCGTGCCGAGTACCGCGAGGCGGCCCGGCGCCAGGGTCTCGGACTGATCGTCACCTACACGGCCTCCGCACCCGGAACGCGCTCCCGACTGCGTTCGACGGACGGTGTCGAGGTCACACACACCTTCGGCGAGGTGAACGGCCAGGCACTGACCGCCGACGAGGACGAGACGGCGGGCCTCTGGACGGCCCTGACCGCCCGCACGGACGACTCACCGCACGTCACACTCGAACCGGGCGTCGACACCGTGTGGTTGAACTCCCTTCGCCGAGCCTCGCTGGACAAGAGCGTGCCGCAGATCGGCGCACCGAGCGCGTGGTCCGCCGGCTACGACGGCACGGGCGTGAAGATCGCGGTGCTGGACACCGGCGTCGACACCGCACACGCGGACCTGCTCAAGGACGCCAAGGTGATCGCGGAGCGCAACTTCACGCCGTCCCCGGACGCGCACGACCGCTTCGGGCACGGCACTCACGTCGCCTCCATCGCGGCCGGTACCGGCGCGCGGTCCGACGGCGCCTACAAGGGCGTCGCACCCGGCGCGCAGATCATCAACGGCAAGGTGATCGGCGACAACGGCTTCGGCGACGACGCCGGCATCATCGCCGGCATGGAGTGGGCCGTCTCCGAGGGCGCGAGGATCATCAACATGAGCCTCGGCGAAGCGGACACCCCCGGTGTCGACCCGGTCGAGGAGACCTTGAACCGGCTGTCGGCCGAGACCGGTGCGCTGTTCGTCGTCGCGGCGGGCAACGACGGTCCCGGTGAGTCGACCCTCGGCTCCCCCGGAACCGCCGACGCCGCGCTCACCGTGGGCGCCGTGGACCACGGCGACGAGATCGCCGTGTTCTCCTCTCGCGGGCCGCGCCTCGGAGACGGCGCGGTCAAACCGGACGTGACCGCCCCCGGCGTGAACATCACCGCCGCGGCGGCGGCCGGCAGCCTGCTCGACACCGACCCGGGGACACCCCACCCCGCGGACGGCTACCTGACCATCTCCGGCACCTCGATGGCGAGCCCGCATGTCGCCGGCGCCGCGGCGATCCTCCTTCAGGAGCACCCCGACTGGTCGGGGCCGCAGATCAAGTCGGCCCTGGTCGGATCAGCCGTGGACGGCGGGTACACCGCCTACGAGCAGGGCTCCGGCCGGATCGACGTGGCCGCGGCGATCCGGCAGACCGTCTTCGCGGAGCCGGCCTCGCTGAACTTCGGCACCACGCTCTGGCCCCACCACGACGACGAAGAGCTCCGCAAGACCGTCACCTACCGCAACACCGGTGACCGGGACATCACCCTGGACCTGTCGGTCACCGGCACCGGCCCTGACGGCGGGGCCGCACCGGAGGGCTTCTTCACCGTCGACGCACAGCGCATAACCGTCCCGGCCGACGGCACCGCCGAGGCGACCGTGACGGTGGACACCACGCTTGGCGGCGACCTCACCGGCGCCTACAGCGGAGCCCTCGTCGCCGACGGCGGCGGGCAGCGGACCCGTACCGCGGCAGCCGTGGTCCGCGAGGCCGAGGTGTACGACCTCACCATCAAGAACCTCGACCGCGACGGCCGTCCCGCCGCTGACTTCCAGACGCTGCTGTACCGCCTCGACGACTTCTTCCGCACCGAGATCACCCACGACTCCGGCTCCACCACGCTGCGTCTGCCCAAGGGCTCCTACAGCCTGGACAGCTTCATCCCGCATCAGCCCGCACCGGGACCCATGCGGGGTCTGGACTGGGTGAGCCGCCCGCTCCTGGAACTCACCGCCGACACCACGCTGACCTTCGACGCCGGAACGGCACAACCACTCACCGTCGAGGTCCCGGACCGCAAGGCGGAGCGCAGCGATCTCGCCGTCGGCTACCACATCGACGCCGGCCACGGTCATGGGCTCAACCTCAACAGCGGCACACTGGCGGACTTCCGCACCGCCCATCTGGGCCCGTCCGTGCCGGGAGATCTCCTGAACGCGTCGGTCACCAGCCTCCACGAGCACGGCTCCCAGGTGTACACCGCCGCGTACGGCCGCACCGGGACCTTCTACACCGGGTACCGCAAGACCGTCGCCGCCCGCGACCTGGCGAAGATCGAGACCACCGCGGGTGCCTCGGTTCGCGACCGGACGGGAGTGCTGTTCACCACCTCGACGGTCAACCGCGCCCTGACCATCGCGACCGCGGTCACCGGCGGCCTGCCGTTCACCAAGTCCGTCCACGCCGCCGGTCCCGGTGTGACCTGGGCGCAGGACTTCATGCAACTGAACCCCGCGCAGGGCGGCATCGTCGAGACGCTCTACAGCGTCGAGAGCAGGGAGTACAAGAAGGGCCGGAAGTACGGCAACGTCTTCAATGTCGGTGTCTTCGGACCCCGGTTGGCGGAGTCGAACGTGGGGCTGGTCCGCAGCGGTGACCTGATCATCGGCGAGACCGGCCTGTTCGACGACGGACACGGCCATGACGGGTTCTCCGCCTACGACGAGGGCCGTACGACGATCCGCCGCGACGGCGTGGAGGTGGCGGCGGCGGACGTCGCCATGGACAACTTCACGGTGTTCACCGTGCCGCCCGGCAAGGGGCGGTACCACGTCTCGACATCGGCCACCCGCAGCGGCGTCGCGTCGGTCAGCACCGAGGTGACCGCGGACTGGACCTTCACCTCGGAGCACGTGCCGGACGGCAAGGAGGTACGACTGCCCGTCTCCGTCGTCCGCTTCACCCCGACGCTCACTGTCCGCAGCACAGCGAAGGCCCACGCGTCGATCGAGGTGCCGGTGACCGTCCAGGGCGCCGCGGCAGGCCGCAACCTGGCCACGCTCAAGGTGTACTACTCGACCGACGGCGGCGACCGGTGGATCCGGGCCGACGTCAAGAACGGCAGCGTGCGGGTGAAGAACCCCGCCGCGGGCCGGTCCGTGTCGCTCAAAGCCGTGGTGAGCGACCGTCAGGGCAACACGCTGACGCAGACCGTCCGCGACGCGTACCGGGCGGAGTAG